The window TCAAGACGGAGATCAAGGACAGGCGCAGGACCAGGAGCAGGGGCATGGACAAGCTCCAGACCAGAAACAAGACCATGTTCAAGAAGAGACCCAGAGTCGGAACCAACGGGAAAGGCAGTACTACAATCAAGGTCCAGACCGGCAACAAAACGAGCAACTAGGCGAGGGCATCCGAGTCTATTGTTCAGGCAACCCCACAGATCCCACCATCCCGACCACCAACTCCTCTGCGCAAACTGCGCCCTCCCCCGGGAAAACATCCCATCCCGACAGCCACGACAGCACAGATGAAGACTGGGAGATCCAGAGCATAGACGGCGACGAAGCTGCTGGCAACCACGAGGCAGTGTTTGAAGCCTTTTCTGACGAGGACGCAGACGAAGACGAGCAGGCGACCCGCAAAGAGGTGGAGCAGATGCTGAACGACATGCAAACCGCCAGAAAGAGGAGACAGGATGCGGAtcgggcagaggaggagtggTTGAAGGGACGGCTGGAGCGTCTTGCTGctaaagagaaagagaaagaggaagaggaagcgaaggggaaggggaaggggaaggaaaaggttgcggtggtggaggaaccGGAGAGCATCTCTTCTGTGACgacggaggatgaggaacGGTTTAGGTGGGGTGAGGAGCCCAGGTCACCTTTGAGGAgtttgaagaggaaggggagggggattaAAAGGTTAGCAGACTTTGTCAAGCGGGGATCGGGGTAGAGATGTTGGGGGGTTTAATGGGATGTTTGGTGTGTTTGTCAGGGATGGCATCGACACATGGGAGGTGGATGTTGCCTTTTCTCGGGTAGAACCGCCCATCTTGACACAATTAGATCACACAGTTTGGTCGAATCACTCCATGAAACAAAGCTTTGTATTCTCGAGCGTCTTGTGGTTTGACAGCATGGCAAAGCTCACTTTCCAAAGCGAACATTAAACCTTCTTGAAAAAGAAGAACCAGGGATCGTGAGTAAATAAACTAATACTCTCTGTGTCTCAATCAgcaagggggagaggaagatgtcGACATCATAGTGACGGCACTGTATTTCAACGATGGGTTTCGAGAACAAAAGCCTCCTTGCTTCCCTTCCCGCGCTCAGTTTGGGGGCCAGGTGTACGTGAGCAACAGGCGAGTCTCTCGGGCAGGCAGTTTTGTATTCGTCAAGGCCGGCGATCTGGCCGTTGCCAGACCAGTTCCGGAAGCAGCCTTGCCAACATTTCGCACGCAGTCGAGAGACCTGCTGAGGGAAGTCTGCTCTACAGTGGTATCGCGGCCAACTTGGCAGTAACAGTCGGGCTTTAGCTGAATGGATAGCTTGACGAACTGGCAGGCTTCTTTTGGAAGAGAACTTTGGAGCCAAGACGTCGGTGGCAACAGAGAAAGTTACTGCGCTGAAATATATGGAGCAGAACTATATCATAAGGGCAAAGCGTTCTCAACCTACGCCGTGGAAAAGGCGAGGCACTGGGTACGCCCGAACACTTTGGTGCGAGCGATCAGACAAATACTTGTATAATTGTAGAACCAAAAGTCACTGTGTCGCCCTCTGTACTGATATCTCTGCATATCTGGGAGCACAGGTTCCATGCCCAGCGAGAATGCGGTCGTTGATGACTGAAGAACCGGGACACCACCTAAGGGTCTCGCGGTCCTGTACGACGACGGAGATAGCTCCGTGCAGCACATGCTTcaaaataaaataaaactAACGGTCACGATAACTAAATGCAGTACAACACCGAAGCGAAGTCGGCTACACGGAGCGGCAGGACTCTAGAATGGATTGCGCGCAAGAAAACACAAGGCCCCCGGTCCGGCTTGGCGAGAGCATTGGAGCTTCCGGGCCGGGTCCGGGTCCGGGGACCAACCCCGCTTGTTTGAGGCTCCGTAAACCGTAAGCCCCGGGCCGGCGGCGGAAACGGAAGAAATTCAATACCATAGAAAAACAACCGCAAATATCAGCGCAGAAGTCAACGAGCAAATTTCAATTTTTGACCGCGAAATTCTGGATCAGGGGACACCAGTGCCCTTGCTCCGGTTGAACAGCGTACAACAAAAGTCAGAGTGGCTGGGAAAAGTGTTCTCGCTGAACTCACAACACGGGAACCGGGGGTCAGTGCTAAAAAAGGATTGACTTGTCAAAGCCGGAACGGATACGACGGGACGAAATGTGATATGCCGTACTGATGAGAACTGTCCTTGGCCCGAAACGAATCTGGCTGTCGTTTTCGGCATCCAGCACACAACATTGCACTGCGACAGACGGGGCAGGTGGTCCATTCCGTTCGTTTTTTCCCTTTGGGCGCAGATTGCGCCTGGTGCGAAGAAAGCGGTTGCAGTGGTGCGGAGGTGCGCTATTTGCTGCAAGGATGTGGTGATAAGTAATGTCGAGTGGCAAAGAGCGGTCCGAAAGAGCATGGTGACATGCTGCTGCCAGGCCACACACAAGCAAGTCGAGTCGAGGTTTCCAGCATGGGCTCTCTATCGGGTGCTGGGGtcgggggttggttgttgttggaggtggtgctggtgctgggcCACAGAGGGCGCTACGGTTGCGATTATGAGCCAAATCCCGAAGCTATTTGCATCTCTGGATGTTGGTGGCAGGACTGCTCGTGTGCGACGTCGCTACCTGCTGCTCGTGTCGACCGGGTGTTTGCGAGTCAAGCAGCGTTATTTCTCTTTCCATGCAGGTAAGCCAGGAGTGGAAGGCTATTTGACGACGGCTTCTCAGCGAAAAGACATGCGTCGCCAAAGAGCAACATGGAGTTTGCGCACCATCGGCCGGCCAATGGCACAAGGTGCCGACGCCCACTTTCCCATGTCGGCTTGgcagggaggagggttggcgATGCTGGTCGATGCTGGTCGCCCATCAAAGAAACGACCAGCCCAGGACAGacggggggggaggggttgatgaggggtaACGTGAGCATCAAACCTAACGCGCCAGTGCAGCACAGCTCACCATCGAGAGCTTGGGCATGCGTGGCAGTTAGCCCAGTATCACCGGACGCTGCGCAGGACGccatccaacccatccccttcaccctcacgGCAGCCAAACGGTCGAGGCCATGTTTCCGGTCCAGTTTCGATGTCGAGAGCTTGGTTCAGAGCAGCTTTTTGAAGCGGGGCATTGCCGTCATTTGTAAGTGATCGGGCGAAGCTGATAAGATGGAATGTCATCATTCTGAACAGGGGTACATGATCAGCTCCAGGATCAAAGATGGAAGGAAGCGAATCAGGTGTTGAGCTTCATTTCGAGGCTGTCAGCTGACCAATAGATAAGATCCCGGCCGCAGGGGATCCCAGGCGCACAAGGAACAGAAACGGAATAGCGGGGCGCATCTGGCTTGCCAAGCCAAGCTCCAAACCAGTACGTACCCGGAGCAAGAAGCCGGAAGGGCAGGAAAATGTGTTGCCAAAATCAAAGGTTTTGGGTTTGAAAGCTGTTGATCAATATGCGCCCAGAGCTATGAGCAAGCGATCCATGGGTGAAATCGAATGGCGAGTGCGGGAGGGGCGGTAGTGTATACATACATAGAGCGATAATTCAGGCGTCGATATCGCTTGATGGCTAGGCCCGAGGAAAATGCAACTTAGCTTGCGACACGTTGCCttgaagggggtgatgggttgcCGGCATAGCAGGAGCCACGAAAGCCGAAGCATGCgaaggatgaggaaggagagTCGGCTTGGTGACGACCATGATGACCGGTGTCTGGGTGGATATGGGTTGTACAGAACACACCAGCATACCATTTTCGGTAAACACAGCATACGAGGGACTTTTTGGATCAGAGCAGCTCCGAGTATGGAGTTTGGTGAAAAGTCCCTTTGTTCGCCGCACTTCCAGCCTCGGAGCCACAGCATGACAACCAGCGCAGCTCTGATGCAGAGAGACGGAACCGGGCCAGAAGATGGCATTGGTAATAATGTGGCTCACCAGACTGACAATTCGTGGACTTTCACCCCGGGCCAGCACGCTGCAACACGGTGGACGGTGGCAGAAAGGGTGATGTGGCAGGGACAAGGTTCATGTTCGGCTTCAGGTTCATCCAGGTCCAGGTCCAAGGATGGGCGCTGGGCATGGGGCGTCGACGGTGAACAGCTTccagttggggttggggttggtgtgtgGCAGTGGGCGGGATTGCgattgggttgggttgtttgattACCGTTCAATACCTCACCAGAGAGACAGACGGGTATTATTCCCACAGAATCCAGGCAGCCTAATAAAAAGGCGACCAAGTGACGCTGTACAGAACACACAGCACACCTCCAACCGCTGGCACATCCAGGCGCACACATGGCGGTACCGGACTTGAGACCGAAGTGCTCCCCGTCTGATTGCCTTTTGGCGATTTGCTTTTCAGCATGTCTTGTTCGTAATCTCGATGCTGACAATGGTCCGTTTTCTCCGAGTTCTGTTCATTTTTGGTCCCTTGGAGGGCCATGCTGCATCCCCGCACCACACACAGTCCAGCCCAGGCTACCGGCCGCCGCTTTGTTGAGACTTGGTGTtgcatttttttttcaggGTTGGAAAGTTTGtggtttttattttttaattttttattttattttttattttaatTTTTATGTtaatttttattttatttttttatttttttttattggCTGCCCGCCTGGTATTAGGCACTGTACACTCGACGCCCTTGGCTAGGTTCCTTTGAGAACGGTTGTTTGTGCCTTCCactttttgcctttttggagTCTCAGACGGGACTTTCCAACAGAAGCCCCTCCCTCGCACCCCTCACtcacccctctcctccgtccgtcccccgccccccagcAAAGCACCAAAGCACAGCGCtggctggatggctggctggcttgctggctggcttgctGGCTTGCTGGCTGGACGGATCAGGGaggggaaaaagaagcggCCCCTGCAAGAAGGAAGGGTGCGGCCGCTCATGTCTTTGACGGTCTTTTTTTACGCAGCGCTGTGTACGGTACAGTAGCTTACGGTACGTACAGGGGATCCACCTGCTGCAGTCCACCAACAGCGGCGCTCGGTTTGGCTGGCAAAAGATGCCGCCGATGCGAGCGAGACCTGCGAGTGATCGAGGATCCCTCTTACTCTCTCTTCCTTgctgcttttttttcttgcgaGGGTAAGAGAGGTAGCGGGTTGGAGGTGGCTCTTACTAGTGTCTGCTCTGCAGTCCCGCCTGTGACCAGCGAGTGACCAGAAACGAATTGATTACGGGTGACTCTTGGTGACTCGGTGACCTGACCTGACATGACCAAGCCCATCCAGCCAGCCTTGACTTGGACTTGACTGGGCTCGTCCTGCTAAGAAAACTGATACCTACTTGGGCTTGAAACTGGAACTTGCTCGACGGGACAAGTGCCTTGCCTTTTTTTGCTCCGCCCTGCCCCCCATGTTCCATGCTCAGGCTCCATGCTGCTTCGGGTCTTTCTTGCTTTTGATGATACAAAACCGACACGATCCCCAACAGCCTGTTCCGCCCGTTCCCTTTCTTCTCCCTTTTTGCTCTCTTCCCGACACCTGCCTTCCCTCAACACACAGCCGAACCCgtatcctcaccaccatccctttGAGGTCTTTGCTCTCCTGTTCAGCTTTTGTGTCCTTGTCGGAGCACATCTCCAACCAAGCGCTTTTATCTTCTGCCTCTCGGCTTATCGGCGGTTTTCCTTCTGGTCTTATCAGTCCTCTGGCCCGGTGTGGAGTCTGGAGCTCGGTCTATCTAAGCTGTCACCTCATACGTGGGATTTATGAATGAATAAGTGAGCAACCAAGAGCAAttcaccccccacccctcccctccctctggGATTTTGCAGGGGCGTGATGGGCAGAGCCTGCCGCCGGAGGGCACGAGACTGCTGTGGGCAGTTAGATTTTTCTTGGAGATGAATAATAACTGACTCCGCCGGTTGCGCTCAAGTTGCAGAGTAGAAAACTTCCACGAACATTGCCCTTGATTTGCGACTGCCTGGCCTCAGCGAGTATATCTGGTGATAACACGACGGCGAAAGTGAGCATCACTCTAACCCTGTCCACGACCCCGAAACGAGCCCGTTTTTGCGGTTGGGAAGACTCGGACACGCTGGACATTTACTTATGCATGGTGGAGGATCAAAGTTTCAGCTTTGCCAGTCGTAAATCTGGGCCATCGAGGTTCTCAGCCACTAGACTGAGCCAATATTCAACCTAACCATCACGAAGTCCCACCACCGGCTGGAAGCAAGAGAGGATTACGAGCCAGAGCATTTTTAGGGAACGGCAGAGCGGTGAGAGCCACAAGCTCAGGAGCTTCGCTTTCTTTGTCCAAAACACCTGGGACAGTTGCCATCTCCGCTGAAAGGAGCCCAACCACGGATCAGGAAGTTCACGGCGGAAACTGCAGCAGCCTCACACCCCCATAGGCTATCTACTGCAGCTACCCGTTGTGAATCGCAATCAGAACCACGGTCCGGGTGACTGAGCAGAGCAGGATGGATCAAATGGACTATGAGATGCACCAGGCCGAGGTGCCAACCTCTCAGGCGCCCGCACATCCAGCAACGCATTCCGGATTCCAAGGTGTGCCACCACAGGGTCAGGGCGGTTGTCCCTTTTTCCGGAATGAACAACAGCATCGCCAGCCATCAGGCTTGCCCCATCTTCACCCCTCATACCCGCACTACCACCATGGCGTTAACTCTCTGTACCACCTGTCCAGACAAAACCAAGGACCCCACGCTCCTCGGCCATCCCACAGCCGCAACCTCTCCCTTCAgccacaccatcaccctcaacagCCCAGCCACGGACAActgcaacagcaacaacagcaacaaccacaacaacaacagccacaacaaccgcagcagcagcaacaacaccaacaacaccaacagcaacaacaacaacagactCAAAACCCCCCATTGTCTCTGCCACTGCCTCATTCCCAGTCCCACTCGCACTCGCACTCGCACTCCCTctctcatccccatccgcaCTCGCACTACGATCCGATCTACCCCGGATGGTCCTCTTCGGCACAGAGCGCCAGTCCCGCATATCAGTGGGTGGCCCCCGCTTCTGTCCCCGGCCCTCCCCCGTCACATGCCGTCCCGCTCCTTTCGGTTCCGTTGCAGCTGCAGTCAATCTTGAGGCCGTCAGGCTCCGATCAATTCTTTCCCAACGGCGGAGCAGGGAGTACAAACCCTAGCGGGTCCAACTCTGTGCTACCCAGCTTTCACTCGAACCAAAATCTTCCACATCTCGATTCCACCGTGccaccacccttctccttcccctaCCGCCATCCTTCTGCCCTCCACCGGTTTTCGGTGGCGCCAGCTATTCAGAACCACCAGAGCCACTCGGGCTTGCCACAAGCCCCGTCTTTTCCTCAAGCGTCAACCCAAAACCAAACCCACCAACTTTACCAGACTCAGCCTGGCCGGGAGGCGCTGTCTTCCGTAGCCATGAATACCGACCGCCCTTCTCCCGGCGATGCTCCCCCCGCTCAGCCCTCCCAGGCAGCTTCGAGTACCAACATGTCTTCCAACCCAAGTTCCGGAGCCGGCCCGGCGTCCTCTGGCTTGCCCCAGCCGGTCAATGGCTCAGGGGAGCCGTCGAGACGATCGGATCGTGGCCCCGGGAGCAACATGGCGTCCGGTCAGTTACCGCTTCCCGAACCTCGCCCAATGACCGCCGGTGACTCGACCCTGGCCATGTATCGGGGGTTCAGTGGTGAACAACGCCGAAGCGTGATTCGTCGAGCTCGTGCTGAGCTGGCCCAACCAACCGGCGACGACTACGATGAAAGCGAAGAGGACTACAGCCCgatcgacgacgacgatgaagcgTACCGCTTTGCCACCCAGTTCGGCCACGGATACATGCCGGACGAGAGTCGTCTCCGCCAACAGCAGCTTCTTCGTGGCCAGATGTCGAGCAACAAGCGTGTGGCCTCCAAGAAAGCATTGGCCTCGTTGCAGAGCGTCGATATGGAGAGCCTGACGGCATCCGAGAGAAGTAAGTgccccctgcccctccagGTGTCAGTTCGAGCTCAACGGTGCTGACTTGGCCGACAGCCTGTGTCATTTGCTACAATGACTTTGGAGTGACGAGTCCCGAGGGGATCAGCGAGGCTCCGCTTCGACTTCCAAAGTGCAAGCACATTTTCGGTGACCACTGCATCAAGAAGTGGTTTGAAGAGTCTGACAGCTGCCCTTACTGCCGAGACAAGGTGCCTTCTGACCCTGTCATGCCCCCCAGTGTTCAGGGATATATTCGAGCGTGAGTTGTTTGGGATTTCAAAAGCTGTGGCGCTGTCGAGTGGGTATGCTAACAGCTGTCAACAGGACGGCAGAGTTTGTAGGAATGCCATATCGGCATGGCCCAGAACCAGGCAGCCGATTGCCTACCCACCCGCCGTCGAGAAGTGTCCAGAGCGGGGAGCGCCGGGCCTCTCCCTCCGACCCCTCGACCGAAAGCATGCGGAGGACTCGGGCCCGTTTCGGTGCCGCCCGTGGCTACGGCCCTCCAGCTTCGAACTTTGCCACTCCTTCGGGCTCTCGCCCGGGGCCTCCCCATGGTGCTTTCCCGAGCATGGCCAGTTTTCCTGGCTCAGTTGGTGCTGCCCCCCCGGGGCCATTCCAACCAAGTGGCCCGCCAGGAGCAAGCGGTGAGCAACAGATGCCCCTCCTTGCCCCCCCTGTTTCCTTTCCCTTCACCCAAGAAAGTTCCGTCGGGCTGACTGGGCTGCTTCGCGCCGGGCGGCAGCTCCAACCGGGTatgggcagcaacagcaacatgggCAGGGGCACCCTCTTCCCCGATACTATGCGCCATAACCTGTTGCAGTTTTCGGCGCCGCCTGCACCGGCCGACTCTCTGAGGAGCCCTTCGATCCTCCGTCCTAACCCGTCTGCTTTTCCGTCTTTGTTACCCGATCTGAACGCACCATGCACGCACCCATTTTTGGCAGCTGTGCGTCAGGGAATGTCCGCCCGCGGCGCGAACCCTACTCCTCAGCCGGCCCCAGCCCCCCGGAACTTGTCAAGAGCCAGACCGGGATACAACTCGACATACTCGACCACGAGGGACGGCCGGTCAAATGCCGACTTGATTGCGGAGGTAGAGGCTCAGTTGAGAGCAGAGACGCTTGGACCGGCTTCCAGCAGAACGTTGGGTGGCCCACAGGTCGTTCGCGAGCGGCTGCATCAGCAACGGGCGTCATCAACAAGCTTGCTCGCTCCCCAGCGAGGCTATGGCCATCCGCAGCCTCAGTTGCCCCAGAACACCCGCGGGGAAGCGGGTGAGCCGCCACAAAAACGACGTCGGAGCGGTAGCTTCAGCGAGGGGAAGCAGTGAGCGAGAGGCGGCCACTGACAACGAACCAGCTTTTGtgatttctttttctctttttcccttCATCCTTAATACCCAAACtcgtctcttttttttttttttttttttcccatcAACTCTGCGACGTTTTCGTCTCCTCTCCTGATGCCTTTCCGGAGTCGATCTATACCATGCCTCCCACTCTTTgttttctccttttcttttttctttcccacTCGTACCGCACAGACAATATGGGCATAGACTTTTGATTTTTTTCGGGAGCAACACAAAACGGCACAGCAGCTGAAGTTCTGAGACTTCTTTCTTCAATCGCCACTATTTTCTTTTCGGCGCTTTTTAACCTCGTGTGGCTTTGATCATTGCGAGCCACGGGTTACCAACAAGAACggcgttttctttttcgccAGTGGGAGGAAAACGAAACGCGATTTGGGATGGCTTACGCGGGAGCTCGGTTTTTCGGTTCAGTTCACCAAGAGTGACTTTTCGTTTTCTTTGActggaggggtgggaaggaaagggaatggttttggttttggcttGGTGCTGTTTTTTCTCATTTGGCCTCATTGCGAAAACGAATCGGCTATGAGAGGACATTGTTCGGAAAGGGGGGATTCATGATGGAGTTTTGTcactttttttctcttttttttttcttttttttttttacgtTGACAATCAGTCTGCGATTTGCGATTCGGTGGGGATTGCGTCCGGCAAGAATGAGACCAGGCAGCGAAGAACGGGCAGCAAGTGAATCTACGAGAacggagaaggaagagagatTTGCAGCGGAGTGAGCAAAGGGCATGGAATAAGTGGACTGGACTGGAAGTGATGATGGGACGGGTAGTGGGAATGGTAATCTCGCCACTTtgaggggggcggtggcTAGAcgagatgagatgggatggatgggatccGATTTCGTGCCTTGGGCTATTGTCTCTTTTATACTTGTTACCCTGAATTCGTCGTCACTTCGGTCTAGCTTCTTTCGTTGATGCCTCCTAGCCTTGCGGTAAACAGGAGCAAAGGCTGGCGAAACAGAATAGGGAGACTACATCACTCTTCTCAATAAGCGCTTGGTGTTCTGTGGGGTAGCTGTGATTCGTGAAGAGGAATAGCAGCAGAATAAGCGATGGTTAAATATGTTTTGCGGTGCATGAAACCAAGCAGAGTGGATATATCTCTGAAATCCTCGACACCAGCTCCAGGGACGTCTGGCACTGGTCAATAACACGTACCTACCCCTTCTCTTGAACAACATGCGAAAGGCGAATACGAAACTTGCTCTTCTGATCTCATCATGAATTTCCTTGTAAGAAGAACCCCTCCCCTGTCCTCTTttaaatatatatatatatatatatatataaaagaGGTTGCCCTTGAGATATTCCATCCTATTTGACCAAAGATATCGGGCAAGCACACCAATGACAAATTTAGCAAGGATAGAAATATACATCCTTTCTAGTCGTCCTGGCCGGCTTGAAATAGCTAATACTGTAAGTCGAGagatgacaagaagaagtATATCTACTGGAAAACATAGTCATAAGGGACGTAAGACGTGCTCAGGCATGGCGAAGAGGCTACGTTGACTCGAAAGGATGATTGGTTAAGTGCGGGTAGGCATGAGAGAAAGCTTTTTGAGGCCTGAGAAGGAACGGATCTATCTTTCCACATGAGGCAAGGATGGAGTGGGGCTAGTTATAAGGGACAATAGTATATTTTAAGAGGAGGTTATGTCGGGGGTTTACTTGCTTGGACGAAAGCCGGTTGGTTTGTGTTACAGTTGGAGGTGTCATCTCAGCTTGCGGGTGGAAGATGATCAAGAAGCAATCGCAAGTCGAGtccgtcttttttttttcatttttttttttcatccAGTCCCGGATTATCATATCATTCTCAAGAGGAAACTGGAAGACCCAATAAAGCTCGTTGTTCAAATTTCAAAATATCTCTCGTTGCTCAACCCACGCCAACACTATACATCCCACCCCTCATAACTTactcttcttggcctccgCCCCCTTGCTGCTCTGCGCCAGCTCCCACGCAAATTCAGCAAACAGCGTCCTCGCATCCCCGTGCCTCTTGGCCTGCTCACTGCTCGCctgcctcctcgccaacctaGCGGCAATCCCCTGGCAAATCGCCGCCAACCTGAAAATACTAAACGCCTGCGCCCACTGcagctccctcctcctcgtctccaccaccgccctatcctcctccctcgcctcggGCTCCAGCACCGCAAAATACAACTCTGTCAAATCCTCCCTCGACGGCAACCCTCTCGTCGCCTTGGGCAAGAACCCAGGGTGCAAGTGCACCGACCGAGCAGGGTCCAAAAACGCGGTGTAATACGGCGTCAGCAAGTTCGCCAAATCGGAAAGGGGGTGCCCGATGGTGGACATCTCCCAGCTTTGTTTGTGACAGCACTTGTTAGCATGGTAGTCGCAAGCAGCACagggaaggagaagggggtcaTACTCCAGAATCCCAATCACCCTCGGCTCCGTCTTGTGGAAGACCAGGTTGTCAATCTTGAAGTCTCCGTGGATCAGCGTCCCCTTGTCCGCCGGCTGGGCCTTCCCATCGCTGAAGAAGGCCATGAGCTCCTCGAAGAAGGGGAGTTGTCCGACTTGCTCTTTCGTGTCCACGTCCTCGACCGCGGCCTGGGCACCGCAGATTTGCTTCCAGGTGGCGATCTGCCGGTTGTAGAAGCCGTCGTGGCGGCCGAAGCTCTCCAGCCCGACGCTTTTTGGGTCGATGCGGTGGAGTTTGGCCAGGGTGCGGACGGCGTCGGCCCAGATGGCGCGGCGGTGGTCGGGGAGGACGTTGGGGATGACGGGGTCTTCGAAGATGCGCCCGTCGAGGAACTCCATGATGTAGAAGGGGGTGCCGATGACAGAGTCATCTTCGCAGAGGCAGTAGGCTCTGGGCACGGGGacgtcggtggtggagagggcggcgatgATGCGGTACTCGCGCTCGACCTTGTGGGCGGTTTTGGAGACGAGCTTTCCGGGAGGCTTCTTGCGGAGGACGTAGCGGTCGCcagagggggtggtgagctggTAGGTGGGGTTTGATTGGCCGAATCCAAACTGTTTTGTGGTGTTAgcagtggtgatgatgaaggggggtggtgacgagGTGAGTTACCTGGTGGACTTCAAGGGGCGTCTCAATCTCAGGGACGGTCTTGTTCAGCCATCGCTCCAAGGAGCGGATGTCGATTGGGTGACGGACTCTTCCTGCCATTATGAACTGTTTCCTTTTCTAACTTTGCGCGCAGTAGTCCAAACCAGATTAGCCAAACAAAGCGGTGTTGTTTTTATAGATGTCGATATCCAGCCTCCCCTCTTCAACTTGGTATCCGGGACTCGACTCAAGCAACAAATACCCCCGCCACCGCTACTTGCGACTGGCTGGCGCGCTGGGGTTACGGAGCTGTAGCGAACACAAACACCAATGAGAAAGCGAGCGCGTGCTTGCTTGATGACGCCAGAACGAAGCAGCAAAAAGGAATCACGACAGCAAAAAGGGACAATGGTGGATGCTACAGGTCCATGGTCAAATAATAGGAAGGCCCTACTATCCGAGGCTGCGGCTACGAGAGCGaacgcggtggtggtgatgatggacttGAGCCGAGGTTGCAACGCAAGTTCCTAGGTCAGCTCTCCAACAGTGAGGCGAGGCACAACGTGAGCCAAGCCCAGCCGGCGGCACATTTCCGGCAGCGCCCCGGCACTGGATCCGCACCCCGCACGGGGCTAGCCGCTTTGTCTCTCCGATTTCGATGCAGTTTGAACATACCGATATCTGATGGG is drawn from Podospora pseudocomata strain CBS 415.72m chromosome 1 map unlocalized CBS415.72m_1, whole genome shotgun sequence and contains these coding sequences:
- a CDS encoding uncharacterized protein (COG:O; EggNog:ENOG503P5TH) translates to MDQMDYEMHQAEVPTSQAPAHPATHSGFQGVPPQGQGGCPFFRNEQQHRQPSGLPHLHPSYPHYHHGVNSLYHLSRQNQGPHAPRPSHSRNLSLQPHHHPQQPSHGQLQQQQQQQPQQQQPQQPQQQQQHQQHQQQQQQQTQNPPLSLPLPHSQSHSHSHSHSLSHPHPHSHYDPIYPGWSSSAQSASPAYQWVAPASVPGPPPSHAVPLLSVPLQLQSILRPSGSDQFFPNGGAGSTNPSGSNSVLPSFHSNQNLPHLDSTVPPPFSFPYRHPSALHRFSVAPAIQNHQSHSGLPQAPSFPQASTQNQTHQLYQTQPGREALSSVAMNTDRPSPGDAPPAQPSQAASSTNMSSNPSSGAGPASSGLPQPVNGSGEPSRRSDRGPGSNMASGQLPLPEPRPMTAGDSTLAMYRGFSGEQRRSVIRRARAELAQPTGDDYDESEEDYSPIDDDDEAYRFATQFGHGYMPDESRLRQQQLLRGQMSSNKRVASKKALASLQSVDMESLTASERTCVICYNDFGVTSPEGISEAPLRLPKCKHIFGDHCIKKWFEESDSCPYCRDKVPSDPVMPPSVQGYIRATAEFVGMPYRHGPEPGSRLPTHPPSRSVQSGERRASPSDPSTESMRRTRARFGAARGYGPPASNFATPSGSRPGPPHGAFPSMASFPGSVGAAPPGPFQPSGPPGASAPTGYGQQQQHGQGHPLPRYYAP
- a CDS encoding uncharacterized protein (EggNog:ENOG503NUMB; COG:S), with amino-acid sequence MAGRVRHPIDIRSLERWLNKTVPEIETPLEVHQFGFGQSNPTYQLTTPSGDRYVLRKKPPGKLVSKTAHKVEREYRIIAALSTTDVPVPRAYCLCEDDSVIGTPFYIMEFLDGRIFEDPVIPNVLPDHRRAIWADAVRTLAKLHRIDPKSVGLESFGRHDGFYNRQIATWKQICGAQAAVEDVDTKEQVGQLPFFEELMAFFSDGKAQPADKGTLIHGDFKIDNLVFHKTEPRVIGILDWEMSTIGHPLSDLANLLTPYYTAFLDPARSVHLHPGFLPKATRGLPSREDLTELYFAVLEPEAREEDRAVVETRRRELQWAQAFSIFRLAAICQGIAARLARRQASSEQAKRHGDARTLFAEFAWELAQSSKGAEAKKSKL